AACTTCATGCAGCACGTAAAGACTTTGCTCAAGCAGCACGGCCGCGCCGCCGTGGTCGTCCCCGACAACGTGCTCTTCGAAGGCGGGGCAGGAGAGACCATCCGCCGCAAGCTGCTGCATGAGTGCGACGTCCACACCCTGCTGCGCCTGCCGACTGGCCTCTTCTATGCCCAAGGAGTAAAGGCGAACGTCCTCTTCTTCACCCGCAAACCGGCCAGCGAGACGCCGTGGACGCGCAAGCTGTGGATCTACGACCTGCGCACCAACCAGCATTACACCCTCAAGACCAATCCGCTGCAGCGCAAAGACCTCGACGAGTTCGTCCAGCTCTGCACCGCGCCGACTCGCACCGCCACCTGGAGCGCCGAGACCCCCGACGGCCGCTGGCGCTGTTACGACTACGCCGATCTCGTCGTCCGCGATAAAGCCAGTCTCGATCTCTTCTGGCTCAAGGACGATTCGCTGGAAGATTCGGACAACCTGCCGGCACCGGGCATCCTGGCGCTGGAGATCGTTGAGGATCTCCAGGCGGCGCTGGAGCAGTTCCGGCTGATTGCCGAAGATTTGGGGGAAGAGGTGGAGGAGGTCTGAATGTTTGAGATGCAGTACAACGAAGAGATGGAGCAGGAGGTTCTGAGGCTTGAAGCCCTCAAACGGGCGAACGATGCCGGTCACCCGGAATGGTTGAATGCTTGTGCTGTCTGTCACTGTCAGTTAATCGGCATCAACAGCAACCGTTGCGAACAGTGTCGCTAAGGGAGTACTGACGTCCATGCCGAAATCGCCGCAATTCCCGATCAGGATCTTCTATGATGGGTCATGCTCTGTCTGCGCCAGGGAGATCCGTCATTATTTGCAGCGGCAGCATGGCGGTAAACTCCTGGGCGTGGATATTAGCGCTCACGATTTCGACCCAGAGCCTTATCGCATCCCCCTGGATGTTTTTATGTATGAGCTGCACGTTATTGACCAGAAGGGGGAGACATATAAAGGAGTCGAGGCCTTCTGGGCTATCTGGCAGGCGTTTCCAGCTCGCACAGTCTATGGTTTGATGGGGACGATCATCACCCTGCCGGTCGTGAACCCTATTGCACGTCTTGTGTATAAGGGCTTCGCGGCAATCCGTCCCTTTTTGCCGAAAAGACACAACTGTGACAGCGGAACCTGCAAGATCGGTAAACATTGAGAAAAGAGGGACACAAAAGGGGAAAGACTTTCTTTGGAACTGGCTTGGAAAAGTAGCCTGCCCCCTTTAACGTCCCCGATCTTGCCATCCAAATCGTCGTGACAATCGGCCACTACAGGAGATCCTCCATGGATTTCAACACCCTCCGCACGTACCTGCTGAGCAAGCCGGGCGCCGTCGAAGACTTCCCCTTTGACACTGTCACCCTGGTGGTCAAGGTCGGTGGCAAGATGTTCGCCTTGGTCGGGATCGATGAAGAGCCGCTGCGCCTCAACCTCAAAGCGCTGCCGGAACAGGCCGAAGTGCTGCGCGAACTATATCCGGCCGTTATTCCCGGCTACCATATGAACAAGCGTCACTGGAATACCGTCATCCTCGATGGCTCCCTGCCGGACGAGGAGGTGCAGGGGATGATAGACGAATCGTACCGGCTGGTGGTGCAAGGGCTTCCGCGGGCGCGCCGTCCGGCTGTTCCTGGTTCTCGATAGGGGTAATTGCCGAGTTTCCCGGTTTGAAGTATTAGGAACATATTGAATCAGGATAACGTGTGACGACCGCAGGGAGATCGTGCCGTTTTCATTGAAGGGAAAGATGATGTATTGTCAGCGACTGAAGTCCACCGCTCTGTTCCTCTCTGCTTTTTTTGCCCTTGTCACGATGACTCTTTCCGGCTGTAATCCCGCTGTCCCTGCAAGATTGTCCGCTGAGACCGGCAGATCGCCGCTCATTACCGCCATGCTCGACGCCTATGGCGGCAGCAAGGCGCTGTCAGAAGTGCGCACGGTCGTGGCGCGGGGCCGGATCAATGATGACCTGCGCCAGGTGTCCGGCGGCTACGCCCGCATTATGCAGCGTCCCGGCTCTTTGCGGATCGAGATCCGTCCGGAACAGGGGGGAGAGATTCGGGTTCTTGCTGGCGACCAAGGCTGGCAGGGGGCCGGTGACCGTTTCTATCCGGCCAAGCCGATCTCCCTCAGTTCGATGCGCTACCAGTACAGTTATCTGGATGTTCCGATGTGTCTGGCCGATCTGAGTTGCACGGCGCAGGAGGGGGGAATAAAGGAGTTGGAGGGGCGCCTCTATGATCTTCTCTTGATCACGGCCGCCGGTGCTCCACAACTGCGGGTTTATGTCGACCGAGACAGCCATTTGATCCATCGGGTGGCGGCCGAGTTTTCGATGGGGACAATGGGGTCGACCGAACTGGCTACTGAATATGCCGACTTCCGCGCGGCCAACGGCGTCCTCTTCCCCAGGCTCCTGACCAACTTTGCCGGTGGGAGTAAGATTTCCCTTCTGACCATTGAAACGTTGGAGGTCAATGGGCCGTTAGCGGCGGAGGTTTTTATTTTTCCTGCACTCCTTGCTCGATAGGAGTATCCACAGTCCATCCGCAGCATTGACGATGACAGGCCTGCGCTTGCCACTGTGAACAAGTCGGTTATACTTTCGGTCAGCGGTCGTCAAAGGGGCGGCTGATTGACAGGTTGGCAAGACAGCTTTATACGGAGAGGTATTCGAGTCAAGACGTTTGATGAGCCACTGTCCCCCTTCCGGTCTCGCCGTTGTCATGTATTCCCACCGACTGGCTGGGAACTTAGTCGATAAATCATTAAAAAATTTTCTTTATCGTAAAATCAAAGGGTTATCAAATATTTTAAGGCGTAATTTAAATTATTAAAAAAACATTGAAAAACATACAGTTATCTTCTGTGTAATAAATAGGCAAAATCCTATTCCCTCCATTTATCCGGACTTGTCACCCCTTAGTTGTATCTTTTCCCGCAATGTTATCCACAGGGGATGTGGATAGAGTGCTAGAAATTGTGCTGGTCAGGATGTAACTGATTTTGTATATTGCTCCCCTGCGCCCGGCCTGAATTTATTGCCGCCGTTTATTTCGATGAAGGGAAACAGGATGAAACACAATCAGCGATTGCAACGCGCCATTATTGAAGTTGTCGAAAATCAAATTGAAGCCAATGACCCGCCGGAAATCAAGCAAACTTTAGCTCGTCTGGTTTCGGAAGGGTTTTCAATCCAAGCCGGGAAAGAGCTGATCGGTAATGTTGTTGTTGTCGAAGTTTTCGAGGTGCTCAAGGAGGGCAGACCTTTTGATCTTGATAGATATGTCGCCGCCCTCAACCGGCTTCCGGAACTGCCGCCGCTGCCAACAGCTGAATTGCCTACTGCACCTGTCACCTCGTCAAATTAAGGGTCAATGCCCCCTGGTTAGATGTTTAAAGGAGGATTGAGCTCCTGTTTGTCATTTAAGATGTTGAGCAGGAGGGGATGGAAGAAGGCGCTGGATTGCACTTTCTGCGTCCAGGTCTTCGCCATTCCATTGTTGATCTGGGCTGCAAGGTTGGTGGTGTAGGCAAGATAAACGAGCAAGGGGAAGTTGCCGCTGATCGCCCCTCCGGGGAGCAGGGTTTCCATCTGTTTGAGCACCCGTGTTTCGGCGTGCTGTGCGGCATTTTGTGTGCTTGCAACATAGTGCACGGGATAGGCCACCACCGAACGCTCCAGAGATTCCAGATAAAGACGCTTCTCGAGCGGATCGAGGGTCGAAAAATCGACACAGCACCATTCAGCCGGTTTGGTGGAGAGGAGGGCACGACAGGCAAGGGGGCGCTGCGCATAGATACTGCAACAACCGCTGCCGTCAAGAAAAGGGCAGGGGCCGATAGCCGAGCGCTGCTTGCGCAGGACACTGAGAAAGTCGCCGGCACCGGACAGGCTCTCCCGCTGTCGCAAAACATATTCCTGCAGCTTGTACGCTTGCATCGCATCGAGTTCCTCGGCAACGAGTAGCGCTTCCACCAGGGTCGACTGCACAAAGAGAGTGCAACAGTTCGAGCATTGCGCCGCACAGAAAATACGTCTTCCCTTTGTAGTGTACTCTTTCTGCCATTCCGCTATGAGCCCGTCGAGATCAGCCGCCTCGTTTTTTACCGTTTCCTTTAAGTTTTCCCACTGTTCTTTCAACGTAAGACTCCAATAATATTATTTTTTTCTAGAAGATTAAGCAAAATCACCTGGATGTTGTCGTGGCACTCCCTGCCGGTATCGATGGTGATGGCATTCTCTTTGGCCGTGGGACGAACGAAGCTGCTCAGCTGCTGCTGCAAAATTTCCGGTCGGCCGTCCGAGGAATCAGTCCCCTCCTCCCAGCGTTGTGTCAGGCGTTGGCGGGTCAGTTCTTCGTCACAATGAAGATAAAGCAGGACAAAAGGAAGACCGGCGGCGGATGCGAGTTGACGGAAGCGCTGGCGTTCTTCTTGATCGCCAAAGGCGGCATCGACAATCACGCTCTGTCCGGTGGCAATTTCGCTGCCAGCTAGTTTAAGCAACTGCTCATAGGTCTGGCGCGAACGGACCGGAGCATACAGTCCCTCACCAAAGGCCGCGGGGTGATGCTGGCGGGGATCGAGTCCGAACAACTCCTTGCGGACGATGTCAGAGCGCAGATGCGTCCCTCTGACCGCCAGGGACAAGGCACGACTGAGCGTGGTCTTGCCGACCCCCATCGTGCCGCAGGTAATGAAGAGGGTGGGAGGAACCAGATAACCGAGGGCGAGGTCAAAGTATTCTTTGGCGCGTTGTCTTGCCGCCATCTGCTCTTTTTCCGGCAGTTCCGGATCATCGACGAGGAAGCTGTTTACCTTGCCGCGCACAAAAGCCCGATAGATTTCGTAAAAACGCAGCAGGGCCGGGTCGATCTCCTCACCCAGAAGGGAGCTCCAGGTCTGTTCGATGATCCTGGCGAGATCCTGCCTCCCCCGTTTGTCGAGATCCATCAGCAAAAAGGCAAGGTCGGCAAGGATATCACCGACACGAAAGCGGCGGTTGAATTCGATGCAATCGTAGATGCAGATCGGATAGGTGAGGCAGATATGGTCGGCGTGCAGATCGCCATGCCCGTCGCGTACCCGGCCGGCGGCTTCCCGCTCCTGCATCTGGCGTCGCAGATTATCGATGGCCAGATGCATGCGCTCCCGGAGCAGGTCGAGAGCCTCCGATCGAATCGTCACACCGGCGTACTGTTCAGTCTGGTTAAAGTTCTCTTCCCAGTTGCGTTGCACCACCGTTGCCACATCCTCAGCATCTCCCCGACAGATCTGACAGTCCTGATGCATCTGCGCCAGAGAAGTGCCGAGCCGCACCACTTCCTCCGGCAGACTCGGATCGTTGCGTTCGACGAGGCGGTCGAGCATCCGCTCTTCCGGGAGGCGGCTCATGACCACGGCGTATTCGATAATCTCCCCCTCCTGGCCGTCGATCAAGAGCTCGCCGTTATGGAGGCGGATCGGCACGACGCCAAGGTAGGTATCCGGCGCAAAACGGCGATTGAGCAGGATTTCCTGTTGACAAAAATGGTGGCGCCGCTCAAGGGTGCTAAAGTCGAGAAAGCCGAGATTGACCGGTTTTTTGATCTTGTAGACCTTTTGATCGGTCAGATAAACACAGGAAGCATGGGTTTCGCGAAGTTCGATCGTGCCGGGCGGGGAGGGGTAGACATGCGGATCAAGCAGGCGCTGATGCAGTTCTTCCGGGGTCATGGCTACCTTCTGGAGTCAGATTTGATGCAATCGTTCCAGTTTAGCACGGCTTTATTCTCTGTAAAGGTCTTTTGTGCTGACTTCATTTCACTGTTAGTGAGTTGGCTACGTGACAGGGGCGGCTCCCTGTGGCTGCCCGCTTTGTCCTTCCGATTTCAACCGAACAAGTTCCGGGGGTTGCGCCCCCAACGACGCCCTACTTCTTTTCCTTGCCGGAAAGAAGTAGGCAAGAAAAGGCACCCCAATCGTCTGGCCCTCTACGCGGGTTCCCTGCGTCCGGCAGACGTTTGGCGGGCGGACAAAAACTCGCTGCGCTCAGACATTTGTCCGCCGTTATCGCCAAACGTCCACCGCGCTCCGGCGGCGGCGAAAGGGGGGAAGACCAATCCCGAAATCCTATAGATTATTGATAGGGGCGGCCCTTGTGGCCGCCCGTTTTGGTCTTAAGCTCACCTCCTTGCTTAAGGAGGACCCAAACAACGGGACTAAGGGGCCGGGGGTGGTAGGTTTCGCCGTCTACTGGGGATCTCGGCTGACAGCCTCAATCACCGGCCACAAGCCAGCATCCCGCCGGGATGCGACAGCAGAACCCGGAGGGTTCACAGCAATTAGCCGGTGGTCGAGCGAAGCGATACCACCGGGTCACGTGGACGCCGCCGCGCCGATAACATTGGTCACCGGGCGCGATGGTTTTTCCAATGTTGACGCAATGTTGCATTGACATGTCGGGTGTCGGCAGTGTAAATAGTCAGGACATTTTTCATGCGCCTGGTTTAAGGCGGTTAAAGTGAGGGATTTGAGATGGGTAGAGGGATAATGGATCGATAATGCCGCCTGGTCAGCAATGTGCTGATGGATGGCATTTTTTTTGAGCGATGATTTGGGGATTTCCGTTTGTCAAGTTTGACCCCTTAGACTCATTTCAGCAGGACCCGGTCGCAACCTTCTGGAGTCGTGGCTCAGATATTGTGAAGTAATATAGTCAGGTTGGCGTAGTATGTTTGGTCGGGAATACTCTGGAGTCGGAAGGTAAGAGAACGTGGCCGCAAATCTCCACAAGACAAAAATCAGGCAGATAGTTTCACGGCAAGTCATCAGCGTCAGCGCCGATGCGACCGTGGCCGAGGCAGTTGGCATCATGTCCCGCAACGGCATAAGCTGTGTGGTTGTAGAAGAAAAGAAAAAGCCTCTCGGTATATTCACGGAGCGGGACCTGGTGAAGCTATCCGACCGCTATGAAGCCTCCAAAAATCTTCCCATCTGCTCATTCATGTCCAGTCCGGTGGTCTCAATTGCCGGACATCTGACGGTATTTGAGGCCTACAGTCTCTTGATAGCCAACAGGATTCGCCATCAAGTGGTGGTGGACAAAGGCGGCAGGCTGCTGGGGGTTCTGAGCCAGTCCGATATCATAAGCTTCCTTGGCCTCGAATATTTCATGGAGCTGAGGAAGATTCAGCAGATAATGACAAGTGATGTCGCCTGCATCGCACCTGGAGCAAAACTTTCTGAAGCGCTGGCGATCATGGCCCGGTCCGATATCAGCTGCGTGATTGTGGAACAAGCCGGCCGGCCGGCCGGCATTATCACGGAGCGGGATGTAGCCAGGTTGGTGGCTGAGGGGGTTCAGTCGGAGACGGTCTCGGCAGGATCTGTCATGAGCAGTCCGGTACGGGTCATTCAGGCCGGTGATACGGTCCACAAGGCTGCCGCCCTCATGAAACAGGAGGGGATACGGAGGGTCGTGGTGGTGAACGACGAAGGGGGGACCGCCGGCATCATTACCCAGACCGATGTGATTAAGGGTCTGGAAGGGGAGTACATCGAATCCCTGAAGGAGATCATTCGGGAAAAGGAGGATATTTTTCAGCAGACCGCCAATGATCTCCTGAACAAGTCAGCCTTTCTCGACAGCATTCTCAGATCGGTAACCGACACGGCTATCATAGCCACTGATTCGGAGTTTGGTGTCAAGTATTTAAATCCGGTGGCAGAGCAGGTACTTGCCTGTTTCCCTTTTTCGGCCACCGGCAGCAAGATTTTTGAGCTGAAGGCACTGGAAGGCGAAATCGCCGAAACTCTGCAGGGCGCTCTTGAGCATGCCTGTAAGCGAGGCAAGGCGTCCTTTGTCGGCCAAATTTCGCAAAACGGGCAGACCCGTTACTATCAGACCAATCTGTCAAGTATACTGAACCGTCAGGCGGCATTGGTGGGGTATGTCATCATGATGAATGACATCACCGAACAACGGCAGCAACAGGAGACTATCCGGCACCTAGCATTCCATGACGCCCTGACCGGCCTTCCAAACAGGGTGCTTCTCAGCGAGCGACTGAACCAGGCGCTGGTTTCCTGTCACCGCAGCGGCACCAGGGGGTCGCTTATGATTCTTGATCTCGATCGCTTCAAGGATATCAATGATACCCTGGGACACAGCATGGGTGACCTGCTCCTGAAGGGGGTGGCCGAGAGGCTCAACACCCTGTTACGAAAAAGTGACACGGTCTCTCGCATGGGTGGCGATGAATTTGTGATATTGTTTCCCCTTGTTAATCACCCGGACGGGGTGTCCGTGGTAGCCGGCAAGATAGTGGAAGCCTTTCGGGAACCCTTTGTCTGCGACGGCCATGTCTTGAGTGTCACAGCAAGTTTGGGTATAGCCGATTTTCCCGATGATGGTGACGACAACGATACCTTGCTGAAAAAGGCCGACATCGCCCTTTATCGTGTCAAGGAGGCTGGGAGAAACGGTTTCCAGCGTTATGCCGAACAGGTGACCGTTGACTGACCTCCCCTTAGACAATCCGTAGCGATTATCGAAAATTCGCCGCCCTCCAGCCGAGGGCGGCGAATTTTCTCTTCAACCCATCCGTTCCCGCACCAGCGTCGCGGTATGTTCAACCCGAATCTTGCTGCCGCTCGCCTCCAATCCCCCCTCAATCTGCAACTTGCAACCAGGACAATCGACCGCAAGAATACCAGCCCCGGTCTCGTTAATATTCGCCAGCTTATTCTTCAACACTTCCTGTGAAATCTCCGGATATTTGATGCTGTAAGAACCGCCAAAACCACAGCACTTGTCGCAGTCGGTCATCTCCTGAATCTCGGCATTTGCCAATTCCCGCAACACCTGCCTCGGCTCTTCATGGATCCCGCAGCCCCGTTTCAAATGACAGGCATCGTGGTAGGTCACGACCTGTTTCTCGCCGCCTTCCTGCCCTTTGCTCGCATCGATCTTCCGCGCCGCCAGCTCCGAATAATTGAAGGTCTTCGCTGCCAATTTCTGCGCCTTCTCCGCATAAAGCGGATCATCTGCCAAGAGTTTCACGAAGTCGTGGGTGATCGACATGGTGCAGGTCGGGCAGATGGTGACGACAAAATAGGCCTCTTCGCTGAGGAGAACGTCGATGTTGAGCTTGGCCATCTCCCGCGCCGCATCCATTTCGCCGGAATAACGGGCAGGGATGCCGCAGCAGGATTGTTCCTGCGGGAAGGCGACGCTGTAGCCGAGCTTCTCCAACGATTCGACGGTGTCACTGCACATCTCCGGGTAGACAAAATCGGCGAGACAGCCGGAGTAGAAGAGGACCTTTTCCTGCTGCGGGGCGAGGGCAGGGGTGGTTGGCCGTTTGAGCATCAGATCGCGAAACGGGACTTCGGCAATCGGCGGCAGCGAACGGTTGGCGGTTTCGCGATTAAGCACCATCGGCAGGTGACGAATCCGTCCGCCGGCGCTCTGGAAGGGTTTCTGGGCGAGATAAGCGGCGCGCAGGGCGGCATGGAAGAGTTTGCGGTTCTTCATCATCGTCCCGAACATGAACTTCTGGCCAAAGGGTTTGCGGATCTTGTCGCGCAGATCGACGATCAGCCCTTCGATATCGATCTCGGCAGCGCAGACTTCGTTGCATTTGCGGCAGCCGATGCAGAGTTTGAGGATCTCTTCGGCTTTGTCGAAGCCGTGGAAGAAGGGGGTGAGGACCAGGCCGATGCCGCCGACGTAGATATGGCCGAAGACATGACCGCCGACGATTTCGTAGATCGGGCAGACGTTGGCGCAGGCGCCGCATTTGACACATTGCAAGGCGGTCTGGAACTCCGGGTTGGCGGCGAGAGCGACGCGGCCGTTGTCGAGGAGGACGATGTGCAGTTCGCGGCCATCGCCCCCGGTCGGCCCTTTGATGAAGGAGAGGTAGGAGGTGAGCTTCTGGCCGGTGGCATTCTTGGGGAGGACTTCGATGACATCGAGAGCTTCGTCGAGGGAGGGGACGATCTTTTCGACGCCGATCAGGGCAATGTGGGTCTGGGGCAGGGTGGTGACGAGGCGGGCATTTCCCTCGTTGGTGATGAGCGCTATGGCGCCGCTGTCGGCCATGGCCACGTTCGCCCCGGACATGCCGACCTGACCGGTGAGAAAGCCGCTGCGCAGAGTTTCGCGGGCCTTTTGCACAAGAAAGGGGATATCAGCCGGGCAGTCGCTGCCGATCTCCTTGGCGAAGAGTTCTGCCACCTCTTCCTTGTTTTTGTGAATCGCCGGCATGACCATGTGCGAGGGCCGCTCGCCGGCGAGTTGGATGATCCATTCGCCGAGATCGGTCTCCAGACAGCGGACGCCGCGCGCTTCAAGGTAGTGATTAAGTTCGATCTCTTCTGAAGTCATCGCTTTCGATTTGACAAGAAAATCGGCGTTTTTGCTCTGGATGATCTCAAAGATAGTGCGGTTGGCGTCTTCCGGGGTGCGGCAGAAATGGACGATAGCGCCGGCCTTTTCTGCGCTGGCGGTGAACTGGGCGATCAGCTCCAGTAACCGCTGGAGTCCTGCCAGCTTGCTGACGGCGATGCGATGGCGCAGCGCTGCAAAGTCGATCCCTTCAAAGGCCTTGGCCCGGGCGATCGGGTAAGCGGTGGCAAAATTCTTCAATGCTTTGCGCAGGAAGGTGTTGTTGATATTGGTGTTGATCCGTTTGTCAGCCATGACTATTCCCCCTCCAGCAGCAGAATGTGCAGTTCTTTGGGGCCGTGCACACCGATGGTCAGCACCCGTTCGATATCAGCGGTGCGGGAAGGGCCGGTGGTGATCGAAAAATAAGTCGGGCCGGCTCCAAGAAGTTGTGCTTTGAGGGACGCGCTGAGGTCACGCAGGGTCGGAACGATCGATGAAGTGCGGAGAAAGACCGCATGCTTGGTCGCCAGGGCGGTGGCGGCGCGCTCGGCCGGATCAGTGAGTTGCACCAGGATGCTGCCGGTCGCGGCAATCCCCGCTTCCGCAAAGCTGATACAGAGCGTGGCATCCGCCGCCGTGCTCAGGTCGCTTAGAATCAGGCCCGCAAGGTGCGCATTCAGTTCATCGGGGAGAGTGGAAGCGCAGATGCTCCCGCCGGCGGCAAGCTCCTGTAAAAGCGAACTCAGTTCCTTCGATGTAGAGAAGTGCCGCCCGGCTGCGTTTGCAGCCCCCAGGCCTGAACCGCAGCTGTGGACCTCTGCTCCGATCACCTGTGCTGCGACCCTGAATTTTTCGACCGTGGTTTCATTCATTGAATTCTTCTCCGGCGCTGTTGCTGGAATCTGGCAGTTAAGTAGAGGTCTTACCATTTATAGTTATCTGATAATAGGTGGAAAAATGAGGAGATGTCAATTGCGAAAATAACAATGTTTCTGCTTTCTTTGTTTGAATAGGGTTTGCATTCCCGCCTATTCACGAAATTATTATCGTTTTAGCATTTTTTCTGGTTCTATTTTTATAGATACAGAACGTCTTTCTATTTTCCGCTTGACAGAAGACGGGCACCTCATTAATCTGGTAAAAAAATAAATGGTAAGGCCAATTATTTGAAATGTCATTTCCCCCTTGGCCGCCAGTCTTAACGTTGAGGAATTCAGAACCGCACCGCACCGAGGAAAGGAACCTGTCATGCCTGTCCTGTTGTCGTTGTTCCCCATTGTCTTTTTGATCTACCTGATGACCAAAAAGAAGAGTGTCCCTTCCTTTCGGGCTCTGCCGATCGTCGCTGTCAT
The DNA window shown above is from Deltaproteobacteria bacterium HGW-Deltaproteobacteria-4 and carries:
- a CDS encoding DUF393 domain-containing protein; amino-acid sequence: MPKSPQFPIRIFYDGSCSVCAREIRHYLQRQHGGKLLGVDISAHDFDPEPYRIPLDVFMYELHVIDQKGETYKGVEAFWAIWQAFPARTVYGLMGTIITLPVVNPIARLVYKGFAAIRPFLPKRHNCDSGTCKIGKH
- a CDS encoding MmcQ-like protein, whose product is MDFNTLRTYLLSKPGAVEDFPFDTVTLVVKVGGKMFALVGIDEEPLRLNLKALPEQAEVLRELYPAVIPGYHMNKRHWNTVILDGSLPDEEVQGMIDESYRLVVQGLPRARRPAVPGSR
- a CDS encoding kinase produces the protein MTPEELHQRLLDPHVYPSPPGTIELRETHASCVYLTDQKVYKIKKPVNLGFLDFSTLERRHHFCQQEILLNRRFAPDTYLGVVPIRLHNGELLIDGQEGEIIEYAVVMSRLPEERMLDRLVERNDPSLPEEVVRLGTSLAQMHQDCQICRGDAEDVATVVQRNWEENFNQTEQYAGVTIRSEALDLLRERMHLAIDNLRRQMQEREAAGRVRDGHGDLHADHICLTYPICIYDCIEFNRRFRVGDILADLAFLLMDLDKRGRQDLARIIEQTWSSLLGEEIDPALLRFYEIYRAFVRGKVNSFLVDDPELPEKEQMAARQRAKEYFDLALGYLVPPTLFITCGTMGVGKTTLSRALSLAVRGTHLRSDIVRKELFGLDPRQHHPAAFGEGLYAPVRSRQTYEQLLKLAGSEIATGQSVIVDAAFGDQEERQRFRQLASAAGLPFVLLYLHCDEELTRQRLTQRWEEGTDSSDGRPEILQQQLSSFVRPTAKENAITIDTGRECHDNIQVILLNLLEKNNIIGVLR